In a genomic window of Gossypium arboreum isolate Shixiya-1 chromosome 7, ASM2569848v2, whole genome shotgun sequence:
- the LOC108487526 gene encoding UDP-glucose 6-dehydrogenase 5-like, translating to MVKICCIGAGYVGGPTMAVIALNCPSIEVVVVDISVTRISAWNSDQLPIYEPGLNEVVKQCKGRNLFFSTDIEKHVSEADIIFVSVNTPTKTRGLGAGKAADLTYWESAARMIADVSKSNKIVVEKSTVPVKTAEAIERILTHNSKGIKYQILSNPEFLAEGTAIQDLFKPDRVLIGGRETPDGLKAIQALKDVYAHWVPEDRIITTNLWSAELSKLAANAFLAQRISSVNAMSALCEATGADVSQVSHAVGKDSRIGPKFLNASVGFGGSCFQKDILNLVYICECNGLAEVANYWKQVIKVNDYQKNRFVNRVVSSMFNTVAGKKIGIMGFAFKKDTGDTRETPAIDVCKGLLGDKARLSIYDPQVTADQIQRDLTMNKFDWDHPIHLQPMSPTGVKQVSIAWDAYEASKDAHALCILTEWDEFKTLDYRRIFDNMQKPAFVFDGRNVVNVEMLRDIGFIVYSIGKPLDPWLKNMPAVA from the coding sequence ATGGTGAAGATTTGTTGTATTGGAGCTGGTTATGTTGGAGGTCCAACAATGGCAGTCATTGCACTCAACTGTCCCTCCATTGAAGTTGTCGTTGTTGACATCTCGGTTACTCGAATCTCAGCCTGGAACAGTGACCAATTACCAATCTATGAGCCAGGTCTTAATGAAGTGGTCAAACAATGCAAGGGAAGGAACCTGTTCTTCAGCACCGACATAGAAAAACATGTCTCCGAAGCAGACATAATCTTTGTTTCTGTAAACACGCCCACCAAAACCCGAGGTCTCGGTGCTGGCAAAGCTGCGGACCTTACATATTGGGAAAGTGCAGCAAGGATGATTGCTGATGTATCAAAATCCAACAAAATCGTCGTCGAGAAATCGACGGTTCCGGTCAAAACAGCGGAAGCCATCGAACGGATCTTGACGCATAACAGCAAAGGGATCAAATATCAAATTCTATCCAACCCAGAATTTCTTGCCGAAGGGACTGCAATTCAAGATCTGTTTAAACCAGACAGGGTTCTTATTGGTGGAAGGGAAACCCCTGATGGTTTAAAGGCAATTCAAGCATTGAAAGATGTTTATGCTCATTGGGTACCTGAAGATCGTATCATTACGACTAATCTTTGGTCTGCCGAGCTTTCTAAGCTTGCGGCTAATGCATTTTTAGCTCAACGGATTTCATCGGTTAATGCAATGTCAGCTCTATGTGAAGCTACCGGTGCCGATGTTTCACAGGTTTCCCATGCCGTCGGTAAGGACTCGAGGATTGGACCAAAGTTCTTGAATGCTAGTGTTGGGTTTGGTGGATCTTGTTTTCAAAAGGATATATTgaatttagtatatatatgtgaatgtaATGGATTAGCCGAAGTTGCAAATTATTGGAAACAAGTGATTAAAGTGAATGATTATCAAAAGAATCGATTTGTAAACAGGGTGGTCTCGTCGATGTTCAACACGGTTGCCGGCAAGAAAATTGGTATAATGGGGTTTGCATTCAAGAAAGATACGGGTGATACACGGGAGACTCCGGCTATTGACGTATGTAAAGGCTTGTTGGGGGATAAGGCTCGGTTGAGTATTTACGATCCGCAGGTGACTGCGGATCAGATTCAGCGGGATTTGACGATGAACAAGTTTGATTGGGATCATCCAATTCATCTTCAGCCCATGAGTCCAACCGGTGTGAAGCAAGTAAGTATTGCTTGGGATGCTTATGAAGCAAGCAAGGATGCTCATGCTTTGTGTATTCTTACTGAATGGGATGAATTCAAGACGCTTGATTACCGGAGAATTTTCGACAATATGCAGAAACCGGCATTTGTGTTTGATGGCCGGAATGTGGTGAATGTGGAGATGTTGAGGGACATTGGTTTTATTGTGTATTCCATTGGGAAGCCGCTTGATCCTTGGCTTAAGAACATGCCTGCTGTGGCATGA
- the LOC108467246 gene encoding DNA damage-repair/toleration protein DRT100-like, with amino-acid sequence MLPKMVSLWPLTLICFLAFSVSITHSKTLKRDVKALNEIKASLGWRVVYAWIGDDPCGDGDLPPWSGVTCSTQGDYRVVTELEVYAVSIVGPFPIAVTNLLDLTRLDLHNNKLTGPIPPQIGRLRRLRMLNLRWNKLQDVLPPEIGELKKLAHLSLSFNNFKGEIPKELANLPELRYLYLQENRFTGRIPPELGTLQNLRHLDVGNNHLVGTIRELIRIEGCFPVLRNLYLNNNYLTGGVPAQLANVTNLEILYLSYNKMSGVIPTAVADIPKLTYLYLDHNQFSGRIPNALYKHPFLKELYIEGNGFRPGVDPIGAHKVLELSDTDFLV; translated from the exons ATGCTCCCGAAAATGGTTTCCCTTTGGCCACTAACTTTGATTTGCTTTTTAGCTTTCTCAGTCTCCATTACTCACTCCAAAACTCTCAAGAGAGATG TAAAAGCCTTAAATGAGATAAAAGCATCACTTGGATGGAGAGTTGTATATGCATGGATCGGGGACGATCCTTGTGGTGATGGTGATTTACCGCCTTGGTCTGGTGTAACATGTTCGACTCAAGGAGACTATAGAGTTGTTACTGAACT GGAAGTCTATGCAGTATCCATCGTTGGTCCTTTTCCTATTGCTGTAACTAATTTATTGGATTTAACAAGATT GGATCTCCATAACAACAAGCTGACTGGCCCAATTCCTCCACAAATTGGCCGGCTAAGACGACTTAGAATGTT AAATTTGAGGTGGAATAAGCTCCAAGATGTCCTTCCTCCGGAGATTGGGGAGCTTAAAAAACTAGCCCATCT GTCATTGAGCTTTAATAATTTTAAGGGCGAGATCCCGAAGGAGCTTGCAAATCTACCCGAGCTCCGTTATCTCTATCTTCAAGAAAACCGTTTCACTGGGCGAATTCCACCCGAATTGGGCACTTTACAAAACCTTCGGCACTT GGATGTTGGTAATAACCATTTGGTTGGTACCATTCGGGAGCTTATTCGTATTGAAGGCTGCTTCCCAGTTCTACGAAATCT ATATCTGAATAACAATTATTTGACCGGAGGAGTTCCGGCTCAGCTCGCAAATGTGACAAATTTGGAGATATT ATACCTTTCATACAACAAGATGTCTGGAGTGATACCAACGGCAGTCGCCGATATTCCGAAGCTAACATATTT GTACTTGGATCATAACCAATTCTCAGGCAGAATTCCGAATGCACTCTATAAGCATCCTTTCTTGAAAGAACT GTATATTGAAGGGAACGGGTTCCGGCCCGGAGTAGACCCCATTGGTGCTCACAAGGTCCTTGAACTTTCGGATACCGATTTCTTGGTTTAA